In the Candidatus Saganbacteria bacterium genome, CGGTCGATCTTCCTCTGGGAAAGTTCATCTGCGTAACGGGAGTCTCGGGGTCCGGTAAAAGTTCGCTGGTGAACGATGTCCTTTACACCGCGCTGGCAAAAAAGTTCTACAGGTCCGCAGCAAAACCGGGCGAGCATGAAGAGATAAAAGGCGATGAAAATATCGACAAGGTGATCATAATCGATCAGTCGCCGATAGGCCGAACGCCGAGGTCCAACCCCGCGACTTACACAAAGGCTTTTGACCACATAAGGGACATCTTCGCGCTGAGCAGCGAAGCAAAAGTGAGGGGTTATCAGAAAGGAAGGTTCTCTTTCAATGTAAAGGGCGGCAGGTGCGAGACCTGTGGCGGAGGGGGACTTATTAAGATAGAGATGCATTTCCTGCCCGACGTGTACGTGCGGTGCGATGAGTGCAAAGGCATGAGATATAACAAGGAGACCCTCGATATAAGGTACAAGGGTAAGAATATCGCGGAAGTCCTGGACATGACCGTGGAAGAGGCCCTGCAGCTTTTTGATAAAGTTCCGCACATAAAAAACAAGCTCAAGGTACTGAGCGAAGTCGGACTTAACTATATCCATCTCGGGCAGTCCGCGACGACCCTTTCCGGAGGAGAAGCGCAGAGAGTGAAACTTTCGACGGAACTCTCCCACAGGAGCACCGGAAAGACCTTGTATATATTGGACGAACCGACTACAGGGCTGCATTTTGAGGATGTAAAGAAACTTCTGGAGGTCCTCGGAAAACTTACGGACGCCGGCAATACTGTCCTCGTCATCGAGCACAACCTTGACGTTATCAAAGTTTCGGATTATATTATTGATTTAGGGCCCGAAGGAGGCCATAATGGAGGATATATAATAGGGAAAGGGACCCCGGAAGAACTGGCCGGGAACAGAAAAAGCTTTACGGGACATTTTCTTAAGAAATATTTCGGCTGATAGCGCGAGAATTTTCAAAAAACTGAGGAGGTGAAATATGCCGGATGTAACACCGTTACAGGATTTCGGATACGTGGAGAAGAACAAAGATACCCGCTTCATTTTGACCACTTCTGAATGGAGGGGGAATACGTATGTCGATCTCAGGGAATACTACCAGACGTCTGATGAGCCTCGCGAGTGGCTTCCGACCAAAAAGGGCGTCAGGTTCAGGAAGGACCTGCTTGACAACGTACTGAAACTCTTAGAAAAAGCGAAAGAATAACCATCCATGAGCGAAGAAAGACTACCGCCGCAAAACCTTACTGCGGAACAGTCGGTCTTAGGTGCGATGCTGCTTGACAAGAATGCGATCATAAAAGCATTTGAGATCCTGCAGCCCGACAGTTTTTACCGTGAAGGCCACAGGCTGGTCTGCGAGGCGATAATGTCGCTTTTCGACAGGGGCGAGCCGGCCGATATCGTCACCGTCACCAACGAGCTCAGAAAGAACGGTTCGCTTGAGGCAGCCGGCGGGAGCGTTTATATAAGCGACCTCCTGAACAGCGTCCCTACCGCGGCGAACGTCGAATACTATGCCAGGATAGTCGATGAGAAAGCGATCCTGCGGCGCCTGATAGATTCCGGCACAAAGATAGTCTCAGACTGCTTTGACGGGCAGGTAGATGTCAACTCCGTGCTGGACAAGGCGGAAAAAACGGTCTTTGACATCGCGATGAAGAAGATCAAGCAGGGATTTTTCAAGGTCGACAAAGTCCTGAAAAACGTGCTTGACCGGATAAACCTGCTGTATGAAAAAAAACTCCCTCTTACCGGTATTCCTTCGGGCTTTCCCGACCTCGACAAATTGACGGCCGGATTCCAAAGTTCGGAACTTATAGTCCTGGCCGCAAGGCCGTCCGTGGGAAAGACCGCTTTCGCGCTCAACATAGCTCAGAATATCGCTATAAGGCATAAGATCCCGGTCGCGATCTTCAGCCTGGAGATGTCAAAAGAACAGCTCGTCACAAGGCTTTTATGTTCCGAGGGGGAGATAGAGTCATCAAAACTGAAGACAGCCACCCTGTCAGACACCGGATGGAAAAGACTGACCAAGGCGATCGGAAGAGTATCCGAAGCGCCGATATTCATCGACGACTCGCCCCTTCTTTCGGCAATGGAGATGAGGGCAAAAGCAAGAAGGCTGAAGATCGAGCACGGGATAGGACTTGTGATAGTCGATTTTCTCCAGCTGATGCAGACACGCGGCCGGTCGGATAACCGCGTGCAGGAGATATCCGAAGTGGCAAGGTCGCTGAAGACGCTTGCCAGGGAGCTTGATGTGCCTGTACTTGCGCTTTCCCAGCTTTCAAGGGCGATCGAACAGCGCCAGGACAGGATGCCAAGGCTTTCCGACCTGAGAGAATCCGGCGAGATCGAGCAGGTGGCCGATATCGTGATGTTCATCCACAGGGAGGATTACTACAACCCTTCTTCAGATAAAGGCAACATCGCTGAAATAATAATCGCCAAGCAGAGGAACGGTCCCACGGGCAGCATCGAGCTTGTTTTCCGCAAGGAGTTCACTAAATTCGAGAGCAAAAGCCCTTATGAATCCACTCCGCAGTAACGGTCATGCCGTGCAGGCGCGGCCGTTCATTTTTTTCACTTTCTTTTTTCTGATAATAATATCTTAGATCAAAGCTGACTCGATCTCTTATCAGAAGGAAAAAGGCATCATAGAGGCGAGAGGGAGTGTCGAGGCGGAATATAAGAATACGGTCATAAAAGCTCCCCATATCATATATTATTCCGGACCGGCAAGACTGGCTGCGGATGACGGGTTTTCCCTGACAAGGCAGAATGTCTGTCTTAACGGCGGGAAGCTGGATTATTTTGTCAAAGACGAAAAGGGTACCGCAGAGAGCGTGTATATTTCCATGGGGCATACATGGATAAGCGGGGAGACCGTCAGCATCGACCCTCAGGAAATATACTTAAAAAATTCGAGCTTTTCTTCCTGCGACCTTCCCGTGCCTCACTATAAAATAACAGCGTCTTCGATGACCCTTTATCCAAAATCCGGCTGGATCGTTGAGAACATGGGCTTGATGTATATAAATAACATCCCTGTTTTTCCAGTGCCGACATACGTGTTCGACACAGGGTTGATAGGCGGGATCTACGGAAAAAAGAATCCCGCGCCCCTGCCTGACATCGGCACGAACCCGACCGACGGCACTTATATTAACGAGGAGGTAGTCTGGCGGTTGTCCAGTTACAGTTATGGTCTCCTTTCCATACAATATGCGACTAATAAAGGCCTCGGCGGAGGTTTTGAGAGCAATTATGTACTGAACAACAACAATGAAGGCAGTGTCCGGATCTATGACAACCACACAGACAAGTGGTACGGAGGTTTGACACATGCTTTTTATTTCGGCGACGATGTCCAGAGTGAAAAAACGAGGTCAATGCTATATCAGGTATTCCAGGTCCCTCCGCGAAAGAAATATGAACTGGACGTGTTGCTTTCCTACAGGGAAAGGACGAACTACGAAAGACTGACGATGCTCCCCATGATCACGTTAAAATACGTGGACATTCCTTTCCCATTTATTAATTTCATGCCCAAGGCCGAGTTCTCCCTTGGTTCTGTTTCCGAAGAAAGTACCGGGATCGATGTCTTTCGTGCATACGCGGCTACATCGCTTGATTATATCCAGCCTCTTGGGGAGACGGCGGACCTGAAGCCGGGACTTGATCTCTCATATACAGGATATGATTCTTCAGGCAGTTGGGCGAAGGTCCTCGGCAGGATAGATGTCGTAAAAAGGTTCTCGGACATTTTTGATGCGGGGGCGGGCTATTCGCATTTCTTTGTCAACACAGGAGGAAGCCCTTTCAGATGGGAGAACTACAGGTTCTTCCCGTACGATGATGTTCACGTGTCCGGAAATCTAAGGTTCGCAAAGATGTCTTTCGGGGTGAACGTTTCTTACAATACTCCGGTTTTTTCGGTCCGCGATATAGATTATAATGCGACTATAGGGCTCCACTGCTTTGATCTGAAAGCCCTGTGGAGGACAGCAAGAGGCGAGTTCTCCCTCGGGGTCGAGCTGTTAGACTAGGAGGAAAAATGAAAAAGGGATATCTGATCACGTTCGAAGGCACGGAAGGCTGCGGTAAAAGCACTCACGCGAAGATGCTGGAGAAATATCTGAAAAGTCTCGGGAAAAGGGCCGTCCTGTCCCTTGAACCGGGCGGGACAAAACTGGGACGAGATATTAGAAAAGTCCTTCTTGGTTTTGAAGAGCCGCTGGCCCGGAACGCGGAACTGTTCCTGTTCGCCGCTGACAGGGCCCAGCATGTTTCTCAGGTGATAAAACCGGCGCTTGATGACGGTGCCATTGTGATATGCGACAGATTTATTGATTCGACGGTCGCTTACCAGATAGGCGGAAGAAAACTTCCCGAAGAACTTGTGCGGTATATAAACGCGGTCTCCAGCGGAGGCCTGATGCCGGACCTCACGTTCTTGCTTGATGTATCTCCGATGGTCGGGGTCCCTAGAGCGATAGCGGCATCCGCCAGGGAAAAGGGGCCCGTGAAGAAGGTGGACAGGTTCGAAAAAGAGAAGATCGCTTTTCATAATGATGTCAGGAACATGTACCTTGAGATAGCAAGGAACGATCCGGAAAGGATCAAGGTCATAGATGCGGAAAAGCAGGATATCAGTAAAGTTCAGGAAGAGATAATGAAGATTGCAAAAGAGATATTAAATATTTAATCACACTCACGGTACTGTTCAATTTTAATAGGCCATCCAATCCATCATCGTAATATTATTCAGCTTGAAAAGATGATAGGCTAATATATAACGGATATATAATCTATATATGAGAAATAAAGTGGGTAAAATAATAAAGAACAAAACAACCGTATTTCTTTTGTTTGTAATTCTATTGCTAATTTCAACCGTTTCGAACGCTGAGCTGCAAAACGGCATGAACGCGAATATTATTATAGGACAACCCGATTTCTCAACTTGGACAGCGGGAAATGGTTTGAACCAAATGAGCACCCCATATGATGTGTGTACAGACGGCAGGTCATTATATGTTGCCGATTGTGTCAATGCCCGCATACTTATATTCAATGCCATACCTACATCCAACAACGCGTATGCGGATTTTCAACTTCACATTACAGTATATAATGGTGTCTGGTCGGACGGAACCCGCCTGATAACGGGAAGGTATTACTCACAAAGACTTGATATCTATAACAGTATCCCGACACAAGAAGCGCAACCGCCGGATGTGCAGTTCTTACCACCCACTAACGCCGGCGCCAACTCAGCCACTCCCTACCACATGTACTTCGACGGAACGCACCTATATGTGCTTGATTTTAACGGAAGCCGGGTCCTCATCTGGAACTATTTACCCACAACAGGCCACACGGACTGTGATGTTGTAGTCGGGCAAACCAATTTCGCATCATTATCGTCAAATCAGGGAGGAGGGCCTGGCGCCAATACGCTCTCTTTAAGCACCGGGTCTCCTAGTGGTGTATGGTCTGACGGCAGCAAACTTATAATTACCGACAGGGGCAATAACCGCGTCTTGATATGGAATTCTATACCTACAACTAATAATGCTTCTGCGGATGTTGTGATAGGCCAGACCAACTTTACCTCTAATTCGGCCAATCAGGGCAGAAGTGCCTGCGGGGCCGATACAATATCGGGCCCGAGGACCGTTTGTTCCGACGGTAAGAGGCTCTTCATCGCCGATATGAACAACTTCCGTATACTTGTCTATAACAATATTCCTACCGCAAACGGTGCTTCCGCGGATTATGTCATAGGTCAGCCCGATTTTACCTCCGGCAGTATCCGTGATTTGTCAAGGGATTCCTGCAGTTATGTCCGTGGTTTATCTACTGATGGGAAAAGGCTGTTCGCTGCTGCCAACGGAAATTGTGTCCTCGTCTATAACATCACATACAAATCAGAGAATTTTACCGGAACACCCTCTTCAACTACACAGATCAATTACAGCTGGACAAACTCATGCGCTTTAAATGATGGGTTCAGAATATTGGACGGATCAGACCTTACCAAGGTGGAAGTTTCCGGAAATGCCAGAGCAACGACCGAGTCAGGATTACTGCCAAATACGTTATATTCAAGAAAAATACAAACATATAATGTCGGAGATGCAGTAACTTCAGAAACTATAACTATATGTTCTCTTGCGGCGACACCCGAAATAAGCACAGCAACAGCCAGCTATGACTCGGTAAATGGCTATAACTGTGTGATAGCGGTTAATGCCAACGGTAATCCGGCTGGAACAAATTACGCGGTTTCAACGGATAACGGGAGCAACTGGCTGCAGGCGGACGGGACAATATCAGCAACGGTATATTGGAGCACTTCAACAACAGGGTGGACCTATAAAAACTTATCGCCGGACACAACATACAGTTTTAAGGTAAAGGCAAAGAACGCGAACGGGGTTGAGACCATATTATCAGCCGCAGCGAGCGCGGGACACCTGCCAACAGCCAAAGCCTTTAGCGGGATAACAACGACGGAGATAACAGCGAACTGGGGAGCGAATGGAAATCCGGCCACGACAGAATATTACTGCGAGAACACGACAAAAGGTACAAACAGCGGCTGGATAACATCGACGAGCTGGACATCAACAGGGCTTATAACTTCAACGCAATACTCTTTCAGGGTAAAAGCAAGAAGTGCTGACTGGCCCGAGACAGGCTGGATATCTTTGGGGACGCAGTATACAGCGGGAAAGCTGGCGCCGGACCTGTTGAAGACGGCGAGTCTGGGTCTCATAGAAGGAGATATTATAAGCAAATTGGCGAAGATAACGATAATGATAAATAGCGGCTTGACCGTAGACACGGGCACGATAAGGTTCTACATAGACGGGATAGCGGTGACTGACGGGACTCTTTTATATTACGACAGTATCGCGCAGGAGAGCGGAGTTGCGACGATAGAGTACACGATAAAGAACCCCCTGGCGGTGGGAACGCACACAATAAAGGTATCGATCGTCACGGAGGACGGGACGCTGTACGAAAAGGAAGTAAGCAGCCTGAAAGTTATGAGCGACAGCGCGACGGTGGGAGCGTCGCTGGCATACCCGAACCCTTATGATCCGCTGAAAGGGGAGATAAAGTTCGGATACAATCTTGCTCTTGACGCGGACGTGACGATATATGTATTTGACATAAACGGGAGGTTCATTTTCAAGCAGAGCTGCTTAAGCGGGCAAAGAGGCGGAACGGCAGGATACAACGAGACGACGTGGAACGGCATAAATGCATTCGGGTCGATGCTGGATAATGATGTATATCTTGTGAGGATAGCCGAAACTAACACGGGGAACGTGATCGGCAAGCTGAAGATCCTGGTGCTTAAGGGCGGGATATCGTCCTCTAAAAAAGAGAGGAAGACAGCGGGGGTTCTGGGGCCGGGAGGAAAAGGGGACAATAAGCACGGGGATAACGGCGGGAGCAGCGGGATAACGGTAATTCTGTTATCGGTCCTGACAGGACTTGTGACGCTGGATGCGATGATGAGGTTTTACAGAGTGATAAAGAAGATAAAGAAAAGATAACAAAAGAAGTGTTCCTCTCGCTCATCCGCTTAATGGCAAGACTTTTCTTAATTATGTTAAAATGTGTCTATGAAATCAGCTGATATCCGCAGTAAATTCCTAAAATATTTCGAGGATAAAGGCCATTCAATACTTCCGGGTTCTTCGCTTATCCCCAAGGACCCCACGGTCCTTCTGACGCTTGCCGGGATGCTGCAATTCAAGCCGGTATTTCTCGGGCTTGAAAGGCCGGCCGTTCCGAGGGCCGCGACGGTGCAGAAATGCGTGAGAACAAATGATATCGAAAATGTCGGCCACACAGCGCGCCACCACACTTTTTTTGAGATGCTCGGCAACTTTTCTTTCGGCGATTATTTTAAAGACGACGCGATCGCGTTCGCCTGGGAGTTGATAACAAAAGAGTTCAGTATCGATCCCAAAAGGCTTCACATTGCCGTGTTCGAGGATGATGATGAGTCCGTAAAGATATGGGAAAAGACCGCCGGACAGGCGGGAAAGCGGCTTGTCAGGCTGGGGGAGGACAATAATTTCTGGGCGGCCGGGCCGACAGGGCCCTGCGGGCCGTGCAGTGAAATATATTACGACCTGGGAGAAAAGTCCGGATGCGGGAAAAAAGAATGCGGTCCGGGCTGCGAATGCGGCAGGTTCCTCGAAATATGGAACCTGGTCTTCATGGAATTCAACAGGGATGAGAGCGGAAAGCTCACGCCTTTGCCTAAAAAGAACATCGACACAGGGATGGGCCTTGAAAGAATAACATCAGTGCTTCAGGGCGCCGGTTCAAATTTTGACACCGACCTGTTCATCCCGATCATTGAAAAGATAAAAGAATACCATGTAGATCCGCAGATCGTATCGCTCAGGATAATATCGGACCACGCGAGAGCAGCGGTATATCTGATAGGGGACGGGCTTCTTCCCGGGAACGAGGGGCGTAATTATGTGCTCAGAAGGATAATAAGAAGAGCGATATTGCACGGGAAAAAGCTCGGGATAAAAGAACAATTCCTTTATAAACTATCGGGCATCGTGACCGAGCTCGGAGGCGTTTTTTATAAGGACCTTGCGGAGAAGAGCGCTCAGATAGCGAAGGTCATTCAAACCGAGGAGGAAGGGTTCGGAAAGACGATGGAGCAGGGCATCTCGCTTCTTGAAAATATCCTGTCGCGGTCTTCTTCGGGTGTCGTTGAAGGAAAAGATATATTCAAATTGTATGATACTTTCGGTTTCCCTTATGAACTGACAAAAGAAATAGCCGTTGAAAGGGGTTTCGGCCTCGATGCGAGCGGGTTCAGCATCGAGATGGAAAAGCAAAAAACGAGAAGCAGGGAGAGTTCTTCGAAAATATACGCGCTGGGACCGGTCCCGCAGGTCAAGGGTTATCCTGCTACCGAGTTTACCGGATATGATACTCTCGAGAGCGAAGCGAAGGTTCTCGGTGTCACCGGCGGATTTATCATCCTCGACAGGTCTCCGTTCTATGTGGAAAGCGGCGGACAGGACAGCGATAAAGGCTGGCTGATCATAGAAAGGAACAGGACCGAGGTCAAAAGGCTGGTCAAGACGGCGGAAGGGGTCATCCTTCATCAGGCCGGCGGTGACATCATCCCCCATACGGGCGAAAAGATAAAGTCCGAAGTGGACAAGGAGGTCAGGGCTTTGATCTCCGGGCATCATACATCGACGCATCTTCTCCACAGTGCTCTCAGAAAAGTTTTGGGAGAGAACGTAAAACAGAGCGGTTCATTTGTTACTTCCGGCAGGTTCAGGTTTGATTTTAACAGCGCTGAAGCGCTGAAGGATGAAGAGCTGAAGTCAGTGGAAGATTTTGTAAATAACGCGGTAAAAAGTTCTATCCCCGTGGAAACAGTTATCACGACCATAGAGGAGGCAAGAAAAAGCGGAGCTCTTGCTTTGTTCGAGGCAAAATACGGGGAAAAAGTCAGGATGATAAAGATCGGTGATATCAGCAAAGAATTGTGCGGGGGGACGCACGTGAAGAACACTTCAGAGATCGGGCTTTTCAAGATCGTAAAGGAAGGCGCGATAGCTCACGGGATGAGGCGCATAGAGGCGGTGTCAGGGGCCGCTGCTGAGCAGTATTTGAAGCAGAAAGAACAGGAAGATGCGAGAGCGAGCGGGCGGGATGCGGCAAGAGCAAAGGAAAAAGAAGACGAAGAGAAGCAAAAAAACAAAGCACTCTCGATGATCGATCCCATGATAAGCGGCGGCCAGGACATCAGAGGCATAAAATATGTCTATCAGGAATTTAAAGACTTTAAACCGTCCGCATTAAAGGACGCTGCTGCACTGGTTTCCAAAAGGCTCAAAAAATGCGTCTGCCTTATAGTCTCGGTATCCGCGGATAAAGTTTCTATCATAGTTTCCGTGTCAGCCGAGCTTCAAACGGCGGGTTTTCATGCCGGCAATATCGTAAAACAACTTGCTTCTGTCGTGGGCGGCAGGGGCGGCGGCAAAGCCGATATAGCTGAGGCCGG is a window encoding:
- a CDS encoding transcriptional coactivator p15/PC4 family protein; its protein translation is MPDVTPLQDFGYVEKNKDTRFILTTSEWRGNTYVDLREYYQTSDEPREWLPTKKGVRFRKDLLDNVLKLLEKAKE
- the dnaB gene encoding replicative DNA helicase — its product is MSEERLPPQNLTAEQSVLGAMLLDKNAIIKAFEILQPDSFYREGHRLVCEAIMSLFDRGEPADIVTVTNELRKNGSLEAAGGSVYISDLLNSVPTAANVEYYARIVDEKAILRRLIDSGTKIVSDCFDGQVDVNSVLDKAEKTVFDIAMKKIKQGFFKVDKVLKNVLDRINLLYEKKLPLTGIPSGFPDLDKLTAGFQSSELIVLAARPSVGKTAFALNIAQNIAIRHKIPVAIFSLEMSKEQLVTRLLCSEGEIESSKLKTATLSDTGWKRLTKAIGRVSEAPIFIDDSPLLSAMEMRAKARRLKIEHGIGLVIVDFLQLMQTRGRSDNRVQEISEVARSLKTLARELDVPVLALSQLSRAIEQRQDRMPRLSDLRESGEIEQVADIVMFIHREDYYNPSSDKGNIAEIIIAKQRNGPTGSIELVFRKEFTKFESKSPYESTPQ
- the alaS gene encoding alanine--tRNA ligase, translating into MKSADIRSKFLKYFEDKGHSILPGSSLIPKDPTVLLTLAGMLQFKPVFLGLERPAVPRAATVQKCVRTNDIENVGHTARHHTFFEMLGNFSFGDYFKDDAIAFAWELITKEFSIDPKRLHIAVFEDDDESVKIWEKTAGQAGKRLVRLGEDNNFWAAGPTGPCGPCSEIYYDLGEKSGCGKKECGPGCECGRFLEIWNLVFMEFNRDESGKLTPLPKKNIDTGMGLERITSVLQGAGSNFDTDLFIPIIEKIKEYHVDPQIVSLRIISDHARAAVYLIGDGLLPGNEGRNYVLRRIIRRAILHGKKLGIKEQFLYKLSGIVTELGGVFYKDLAEKSAQIAKVIQTEEEGFGKTMEQGISLLENILSRSSSGVVEGKDIFKLYDTFGFPYELTKEIAVERGFGLDASGFSIEMEKQKTRSRESSSKIYALGPVPQVKGYPATEFTGYDTLESEAKVLGVTGGFIILDRSPFYVESGGQDSDKGWLIIERNRTEVKRLVKTAEGVILHQAGGDIIPHTGEKIKSEVDKEVRALISGHHTSTHLLHSALRKVLGENVKQSGSFVTSGRFRFDFNSAEALKDEELKSVEDFVNNAVKSSIPVETVITTIEEARKSGALALFEAKYGEKVRMIKIGDISKELCGGTHVKNTSEIGLFKIVKEGAIAHGMRRIEAVSGAAAEQYLKQKEQEDARASGRDAARAKEKEDEEKQKNKALSMIDPMISGGQDIRGIKYVYQEFKDFKPSALKDAAALVSKRLKKCVCLIVSVSADKVSIIVSVSAELQTAGFHAGNIVKQLASVVGGRGGGKADIAEAGGKEVSKAPEIRNVLKRIIDENTGG
- the tmk gene encoding dTMP kinase encodes the protein MKKGYLITFEGTEGCGKSTHAKMLEKYLKSLGKRAVLSLEPGGTKLGRDIRKVLLGFEEPLARNAELFLFAADRAQHVSQVIKPALDDGAIVICDRFIDSTVAYQIGGRKLPEELVRYINAVSSGGLMPDLTFLLDVSPMVGVPRAIAASAREKGPVKKVDRFEKEKIAFHNDVRNMYLEIARNDPERIKVIDAEKQDISKVQEEIMKIAKEILNI